The nucleotide sequence TGAAAAACTGCAATAGCAAagggggcaaaaaaaaaaaaaaagaaagaaaattaaaagatctaccaagataacacaATAGTACATCAGCCATTTATATGGGAAATGTAGGATCAGAAACACCAGCATGTACTTACAACTGTGGTTACACTATAACCAAATGTATCCACCCTTTTTCCTGTCAACCAATAATCCAGAAAAGGCCCCAATAACAACAAGGATGCTGCTTGAGCTGGAGCAGTATGGCCCAGGAGATTGAAAGATCCGAGCGAATATTTCCTTTGAAGGAAATGCACATACTACAGAAGTCAATTGGCAAATGTTGAACGTTACTAAAAGCTCAATAGCTACTCGCAGAACATATGAGCATCCATAtatgtaaatataaaaataagacATGCTGAAGTAACAAGCAAGAGCATAAAATGAACTTGTGAACCAAACAAAGATGATGCATCCAGTATCCAGGTCTTGCTACAAAGAACAAAAGTTCAGGCAAGCAAAGAATTATTGTATTGTTAAAATGTCAGCTATTGAAAAATATCAAAGTATTAACACAATGGCTATGCCCGATTTTTCAGTGTCTTTTGTCCATTCGGTTCCAATCATTTGTCTTCCAGATAAAAGCTAGCCAATCTAGCTTTGATGTTTATGATTTTCAATCTAAATTATGGTTTTAGTGTTTGGACAAAAATTCTTTGAATGCCCTTTCTCTAATTCAGTTTGCCCAACAAAATTTGTCACACTTTCTTTTAACTTGATTGATTTTTGGACCAACTGTGGCAAGTTTTTCTTCCCCTTCTAAACATGATATAAGGAACTAACCATCTGATCCTTATAAAGCTCAtacaactaatactaaattacttaATTGTTAATTGTGCAGGtgtcctttcccttgattcctcgGGGACACAATTTTCTAGACAGTCTTATGCTGACAAGACTACCTAGATTAAGTTAGGTGAGTCCTTAACCCCACAAGTATGATGGAATCGATGCAGGTAGCTCGGTACAAGATTAATACAGTAAGGCCTTACAGGTATCAGACTGCAGAAAAATGGTAGATTAGCAGTTGTCTTTGTAGAAAAATATGTTGTCTTCAAGTAAATTCATTCGACCATGATGGCCAATGCATGACAAAGCATCAGCTAAAAGAGTTGTCTTGAAATCCTTACGTTTGACATTAAGCGGGATTTGGAACAGCTGTATATGAATGAGCATATCCACAACTAGGCAAAGCTGCTATGTACACTAACAAAGTTAACCTATACATGATATTAAGTTGAAGCAATAAAAAACAAGGTTAGCAAATATAGATAAGATAACATTAGATTGCAAGATATCAAGCATGTCTGAAGAATGACATTATTCAAATATTATCTAGTTACTCACATATTGTTGTAAAGCAGTACTCCAAACTGCTATAGTAGCAGCAATCATCCCTCTACCATTCACACTGACATCAGTAATCGTACAGATGGCAACACCTATAAGAACCACCAATATGCTGAGCTTTGTAGCCCTAGAGTAACGAATTTTATCAAACACAACTTCCAGAAGACATAATACTGGGATTATGCACAATTTCGCAATCTGCCATAAATTTACAATAGGATTTAGTGTTCCAAAAATATTTACCATAAGACAACAAATACATGATCTTCTGAATTGAACAAACCTGATAAAATCCGACGGAATTCCACATCAAACTAACATTCATGCCAACAATTGACAAGTTTGCAAAAAGAACAAATCTTAGAAGTTCAGATAAGGGCAGGCTAGATGGTTGAATATATCCTAGCCACCTAAATAGAAGTGTCATGAGTGTAGTTGTAGCAAAATGAAGACCCGTTAAGGTTGTAGCTGCAGTATAAACAAACCCATTTAATAAGATTCAGCAAACAAGATAAAGACATCTCATAATTCATTAAAATTATACTAAACAACAAATTAAATGAAAATAAGAATAGGTAAATGGAATTAGATTTTTGCCTTGATAATTTATCATTATAACATCCTGATATCTGGTTAACAACCTTTTGCGTAAAAATAGTTTCTGGTAGAAGTCAAGTATAACTTTTCCATTGCTGGTGACTAGAAACTTGGGCGCATCAAATTCATTCACAGAATAATAGAAGGATTTCACACTAGACTCTTATCAGCTAAATCCAATAAAAATAGTAACTGTTTAGGACAAGGAATAAAACAGACATCATTAAAGTAGGATGTAATTTTGCAACCAGCCAATCAAAGTTGAGAAAAGGAAGAATTCATTGTCCAAACACATATTACTATTATGTTTATATTTGGGTAGAACACAATCCTTAACAAAGAATAAGCTATATCTCACCATACCACTCAACTCAGAAGGTTTTTTTTCTTAAAGCAAATGATTGCTAGTTAGAAGCTTACAATTGTATAAACAACCGCTTGTTGTTTAGACAGCTAGATAACTCTGACCACACTGTTGATAACCCAATAGGAAAAAAAAGGAATTGGAGAGGAATATAAAAGGTCTATTAGACTTACCAAAACTGAATCCATAAGTAGCCATTAGGGCTTTATTAACAATAATAATTCCAACTGATGATACAACATTGAACATCCAAGCCGCTGCATCTAATGCTGCCTTCTTATCAGCCTTGCTTGCAGGTGCCATATTTTCAACGTGTTGCGCTCAAATTAGTTtaggtttccagagaccagacAACAGCTTGACctgaaataaattgaaattatacTGAATACCAGAGAATTAAAGAGGTAGAGAAAAGAGGCACTGAACGATAAcaataaaagattttgacaaactcCTGAGCGCATGATCCCTTCTCTCCTAGTCTGTCTATTTCTTCACACTTGAGGCCATACCAGTGGACGACGTTGCAGACCTCTTGTCAAAAATTTACCATCGTTGTAAGTCACGGTACCAAAATAGGCCTGTGTTTACATGCACAACTCAACACTTTAATCCATGCTTAGTAAAAGGTGTATTGAGACCATGGACCGTATTCCTTTACTAAAGAGTAATTTTCCCCTTTCCATAATATTTTTGTGCTACATTGGAGTTATAATATTATCAATATTAGCAGTTTGGTTTCTGTTGTTGCATACCTTTTATTCCTTTTTCTTGTTCAAAGTTCAACAAGATTAAAGCATGCAATTGTCCTACATCAGAGGTCACCTATATCACTAAAAAGAATGCCACCCAAGAACAGAACAATATATACAGGAAATCAGAAAATCAAGACTAAGTTTGGAGACAGTTAAACGTTTCCTCcgatgaaaaaaaagaaaagaaaagaaaaatgaggAATGTAAGACACAAATTACTTCCGGCGCTTATAAAGTCAATACACAGGTCACCGATCTCATCCAAATTGGAGGGGCAGATACAAGTCTAAGTCAATACACACAAAGGTCGTTAAAAACACTGCAATGACAAGCAAATCCGTAGTAGCCACTAGGGATACATCAATGAAGGGAATTTTCCATTTAATTAGCAATAATCGGCTGCTCGCACTGAACATTTGCAGAGCAATTGATTCATTCCTGTAAGTTTGGAGAGGTCAATTGCTCGGATTGATTTCCAACAGAATCTTCAGTATTCGTTCAAATTTCCATTTCCCCTgataaagaggaagaaaaagaggagacTGCAAAAGTAAACACCCACCTTTGGATTTAATCAATTGAATTCTTTCAGCTGAGACAAGCCCTAGAATCGGAGCAATCGCGGAGTAGAAAATTCACAATTTTATCGAATAAACAGAGGAAGATCCTTTATAACGAAGAAAAACAACGATCGCGTATGAAACCCATAACCGGCCATTGACAGGGGCGTCGATAGAAACGTAGAGATCGGATGGGGAGAAGAGCGAATCACCTCGTTTCTTGACGAAAACGCGGAAGAAGAGCGACAGCCGATGGATCAGACCATTGACAGGTGCGTCGATATAACATACCAAAATACAATGAACCCGGTTTTTGTTTATTTAGGAGGAcggaaataaaaatgaaaaaaattccACGGTGGAAAATTCTCCGACCTTTGTTTATTTCATGaaaatgtgattttttttttattatttaccgAGACGGATTTACAAATACGTcggtaaattattttttaatattttttagtccGTCCAAATTAGTCGGAAAATAATTTTCTTCCTTCTAATTATGCAATTGAATTTCTCCCAAGTCCCCACTAACGACGTGCCTTCAATTGTCTTTTTTTGTTTTCTCAGTGAAATTCattgataaataaatataaatatattaaagtgaTACTGGAATTCATTGTGTCATATCTGATGAAGTATCAGATCTGGAAAGAAAATCATGATCATGTACATATGTTCACATGTGTACTATCTATCCCTATCTCTTATGCACATGCTGGC is from Zingiber officinale cultivar Zhangliang chromosome 7B, Zo_v1.1, whole genome shotgun sequence and encodes:
- the LOC122006265 gene encoding UDP-rhamnose/UDP-galactose transporter 6-like, which gives rise to MAPASKADKKAALDAAAWMFNVVSSVGIIIVNKALMATYGFSFATTLTGLHFATTTLMTLLFRWLGYIQPSSLPLSELLRFVLFANLSIVGMNVSLMWNSVGFYQIAKLCIIPVLCLLEVVFDKIRYSRATKLSILVVLIGVAICTITDVSVNGRGMIAATIAVWSTALQQYYVHFLQRKYSLGSFNLLGHTAPAQAASLLLLGPFLDYWLTGKRVDTFGYSVTTVFFIILSCTIAIGTNLSQFICIGRFTAVSFQVLGHMKTILVLILGFFFFGKEGLNLHVVFGMILAVVGMIWYGNASSKPGGKERRSYALPTDRSPKHGLLSETGGRHDDKN